A stretch of DNA from Scomber scombrus chromosome 9, fScoSco1.1, whole genome shotgun sequence:
GCCTTCTCACTCATATTTGAAAACATGTGGGGAAAAAGTACTTTATTTCTTTCCAAAACAAAACTTCTTGCTTGTTCTGTGACAGATGCCAACGTCCGGAAGCACCTGCAGAGGGCTGAGGAGAAGCTGAATCGGGAGTTACAAAAAGAGAAAGCCATGTACCGGGAGATGTTTTCTTCCAGCCTGAAGAGTAGCTCTGGAGAGGGGATTAATCAAACCAACAGAGCCGGTGATGGAGTTTAGCCAAACATCGCAACCCACCAAATGAAGTCTCATCCTGAGAGAGGCTTTGTTCAACCTCAGCTGGTCCCAAACCAATTGAAGAATGTTCACACAACTGATGTTAGTGTGTCTTCTCCCAGTGATTATGAGGTGACAAAGTAAAAGTGATGCTGCTGAAAatagaaaggagagaagagaaaagtttGTTTCCTAGCAACaggaaaagcttttttttttagctcaagAGAGCAGGAGTTTGGATATTTCACACAAAGATGCTTCTGACAGCTAAAATGAGACTCTTCTTGTACTACTCAGTCCTGATAATGCCTTCATGATTGCAGTTGTCTGGTCAATGTTGATTTTGTGAGTTTTCaagtaaaatattttgtataatgAATGTTCAAGCTCAGCTGTGTTTCTATCAAACTCATTTGATTGTCAATGTTGTACAAACCACATACTATAGGCATTTCAGGCACATTACAAGTTTagttaaacatttcttttattaatCATAAGCCATGAGCAGCCACATTTTGTCTCaaatattcatcatttaatatttatttcaaaatccTGAGCACAATAACAAGTTAAAGAGTATTTGCTTGGTTTTGGTCATTGTCTGGCCAATATGATTGTACTTCAGAGGCATTATGGCCTATAAACCAAGAGGAATATCACATTCTCACAATAGCTATAATCACTGAACAAGTCACAGAGTAGCATGCATAAGGGGAgcgtacacatacacattcatactcGTGGTTCACAGGAAGATTCAACCAATATATTTATAAGGAAGCTGCTTATAGCCAATATGGGTATGTTCAGTGCCTTTAAATTGGACAACTTTTTAACCAACAAGAGGTACATTTCCTTAATCAGAGCTGTGTTCCTGTTATGGTTAGAGATGTTCTGAGCCCTCTTTTTCCTTCCCGATACCGATTCCATTACCCGAACTTGCGTATCAACCGATATCGAGTACTGATCTGATACCTTTGcgttggggggaaaaaattaacaGCTGTATACTGCTAAGCCTGTATGGATGTGATAGGATTGCTATCTTTCACGTAATGTGTCTTTAAATACTCTGTAAGACTGCTGGTGTTGAAATTGGCAACACTAATGCCACCCATCGAAACTAAAGCCTTGCATACATTGCCTCTTTACTGATGGGACTTAAATATTGCCACATTTTTCAAATGGCTCATGTTACACTATTTGCTCATCTAAAATAGTAGCTTTGCTTTTCTAGGACAACTGCAGATGTGTCCGGGTTTGAAATTACTTTAACGTTTGTTAATAAATTATGTGGTATCGAATCGGCATAGACCATGCATACTCGCAGATACCCATTCCAGCATTTTAGGCAGTATTGGAGGCATTTCCGATACTCGTCGCGGGACAACTGTAGTCAAGGTGTCAAAGCCTTGTAGTTCTTTGCAGCTCCTCAAAGGAATTCTTCACCCCAAATAAAGTTGTCTCCTTTGTTCACTGACATTTCGCTGTGGGCCATACTGCACCCTACAGCACTCTGCTTGTTACTGTAGTTTGCAAAATTTAGAAGAACGCAGTGTCAGTGAGGAATGACTTTGGGACAGTGCAATCATTTGCTACAAAGCACTAACTGTGCTACAGGACCCTTTACTTTGGAGAAATCTGGCGGGCATTTTGTACTTTGTTGGCAGCTATAAAAGTAGAGAAATGTCTCTGTCTTTaaaaatttacaaaaacaactagaatgaatgaaaactgccaagaaaaaaattgaaaggtTTAAACACTTTTTGGGCCTGAGAGGAACTTCCATCATATTGGTGGTGGATGAAAAAAATGGTATTTTAGCCAGTGTTACAGAACAAGTGTCTTGTCAGTCTAACCAGTccaaaaatcatttttacattttaaaattaaaaatgatgaaacttCCATTTAGGATGAGACACAAAACCAGCCATCACTGGTGTTTTGAATGTATCACATGGATGTTGCATCTAATGTGATCATTTATTgtacaaatgtcatttcttGGATGGTTTCCGTTTGAGACTCAGAGACCTCATAGAGCCAAACACTCTCCTCCCCAAGTCCCGCAGCGACCGAGAGCGCTGGAGGGGCATCCTGCGAGGAGGGGATGGAGaaaaggaaggggaggagagcGGGGAGATGGAATGGCAGCTGCCCTCCAGACTCTGAGAACGAGAGAGGTTAAACAGACTGGCTGTGGAGGACACACGTTTGTCCTCCTTTGCTCTCAGTAGTCTGACTCCTTCGTCTCTGCTGATACCCATGCCAACTTGCCCCACATCTAACGAGGAGACCCAGTGTGCCCGCTTTGTGGGCTCCTCGCTGTGGTTACGAGGCACCAATAAACCTTGTGACTCACTCCTGAACAGAGCCCTCCTGGAGAGCCTGAGGCTGGAGCTGCGTCTCTCCCCATCCTCCTTTCCCCGCTTCCTTGAGAATATTGGAGAGCTTTCTACTTTTGGCCTCCTGTCATTACTACTGGACCCCGCCTTCACCCTCCGACCCTCCCTTCGCCAGCTTCCACCACTGTTCCTTCTCCATCCATAGCCATACTCAGCTCTAtccatctcctctctgtcattCTCCGACTCTTTACCCCAGAGGCGACCCTCGAAGCCCCTCCAGAGTTTGTTAGAGGTCTTTCTGGATGTTTGGGCTCCTGTtcgctccctctcctcctcttcaccccAAACAGAGCTGTAGTCCTCTCTCTTGCCATAGCTGCTCACTGTAGCTGCCCTGATCAGCTTGTGGGAGGCATGCTTCCCTTTGTAGagcccctccccctccaccctcTTCCACCCGCCGCTACCCCCACTTCCTCCCCCACTTTGCCGAAGCGATCCACCCCTTGGCTGGATGCCGCCATGCTCCAAAGGAGAGGTCCTGGTATGGGTACGAGGCAGGGAACACTGGAAGGGTGCATCCCTTcggaaaacagagagaggggtggCACCTAAGGGGGAAGGCTGGAGAGGCCGTGGAGGGGAGCGGCCCCTTGTGGTAGGGCGGGAGGCAGGGGAGGAGGctgtggaggaaggaagatcaGATGGAGAAGGAATCTGCTGGTAGTGGCAGTGTGAGGAGTAATGGGCAGAGGGAATATGAATGGACTGGTAAGGGTGAATGGGGCTGCTggagtgggagagaggaggggtgagACTGCACTGAGACTGTGGGGAGTGGGTGACACTGAGAGACAGCTGTATTGGTCTCTGAGGGCTCAGTTCAGTCAGTCTAGTGTAGTCATGCAACTGATCTGTCTGGGCTGTCAGGTGAGTTTTACCATGACCCCTCACCTCACCTGCTGTATCTGCTTGGAAGCAGTCAATGTCCAGCTCCACACCTTGTTCCATCAGGCCGACTACAACAGCCCTTGATAGGCCAGAGAGGCGGGAGATCTCTCCCACCATGGGGGAGTCTTCGCTTAGCTTGGGACTGGAATTGGACTCTTGGATCAAGCTGCTGCGCTGAGACCCAGGAGCTGATCCAGAATTTGTGCCGTATACTGATGTACCAGCTTCAGGTGGAGGACCACTGCTCCAGTCTAATGATCGACAGAAGGCGGTTGACCCAAATCCAGAACTGGTTCCAGACCCTGAAGTAACTTCTAGGGAACTGCGGTGGCTCAGGCTGGAGGGACAGGTGGAAATACGAGGTCGAGCTCTAAGTGCTGGGGTGGGTGTGGACGTGGAGAGTGACGTAGAAGCTGTGGAAGGCGCAGCTAAATCACTCCGCAAAGCTCCACAACTGCCATGTTTAGGATTGTCTACCAGTCCCGGGCCAGAATTTAAACCAGGAGTGAGGTTCAAGTTGAGATTGAGATGCAGATTAATGTTCAAATCCTCTCCAGTTGCAGAGGGAAGGTTACCCAGGTTGATTGAGTTCCTGGTGGCTTTTTTCCCAGTAGTGCTGAGGCTGACTCTGGCAGAGTTCCCCAGCAGTGATTTGCAGGGTGTGATGCTGCCCCCTGGCAGGGTGGTGGGTGTACTGCGGCTCTCGAAGGCAGACAGGGACTGAGTGGAACCGTGACTTTTGCCAGGGGTACAGAGGCCTTTTTGTGTGACTGGACAGTGTGTAGCAGCTGAAGTGAGATCAGAGGTGGAAGAGGTTACCCGACTGTGATATTGGCGAGCTAGTCGAGAGATGTACTGCTCCAGTTGGGTGAAAGAGGCCTGAGCTGTGGGCTGCTGAGGCTGGAGAGGCATACTTAAATCAGCAGTGGATTCTGTTGGTTCATCTGGTTGGGTTGCTTCAGGACTCAGAGAAGCTGATTGCTCCTGGCTCTGGGAGGTGAAGAGGGGGCTTTGGAGAGCAACAGCATGCAGTGGGCTGGGGTAGGGGTATACCTCTTTGGTCCGACGGGACACCAGGTCTGTACAGTAGCGAGAATCCAGCTGGGGTCTCGGATAGagggtggaggaagaggaggagggatcAAGAAGcgggaggatggaagaaatcAAGGAGTCACCGAGGCCTGAGCAGAGGTCAGACAGAAAGCTCAAACCAGTCGCTTCAAGGTCAGTTGAGACTGCaagagacaaaagaggaagaCTTTCAGaccaaacattttttattttagattatcGTTCccataatatttattatttgcctttttccAGACACACTGGCGATTTGTAGCCAAAACACTGCTGTGAACCAGCTTTAGCTGACTGCTGAAAATTCCATATATCCGTGGATGGATTTACATGACTGATCCATCATTTTCATCAGCTCACCTGAAACTGGTGTCCCCTCTGTTTGTTCAGCATCATTGTGGCTGTTGTAAACTGCAGgctgctgtggctgctgctgcttcattacACCATCTGACCACAAGATGTCAGTGTTGTCAGCAGACAGAGGAGCCTGCTCCCATAGCTTCAGGGGTCTGGCTGGTGGCACCGGTCCTCCCTGAGCGGCATCACTGGACACAGAATAGCAAGAGTCTGACAGGGAGCTCCCGCTCACTGAATAGAAACCTTGAAGAGACAGGAAAAAGATTACATAATATCTCGTGACAACATCCAACTATTTAGAGGAGCTgatgatgaaggagaggaaATGGGGGCCACCTAGAGTCCTGACCTATCTGGTTATTATGTGATATGCTGGTCATTATttaaactgtattattattatcattagtgtTATTAATTCTCTATTATTGGGattgggatttttttgtttggttggttttctttttcatcttttgtggATTGCTTGCATAGGCCTCTCTGTAGTCAAGCTATGTCCATATGAAACAACTTATGTTAAATTTAATTACAAATTGAAAAGACAAAATCCGTCATtttcataaacataaacatggaTGTCATTAATGCTGCTACTCTTTGCAGTCACACAATTGTGATTTTTATGGATGGGTTTTACATTTGCAGTTTTATTCTCTCTGTCCGCTacatttgtcacacacaaaatacTTGTGGCAACACAAATAGCAACAGTGTTTAGTTTtcgatataaaaaaaattaaatggtTAGTTAACAAGGTCAGTAAtaacaacaaagacaaagacagaaactCAAAACAAATTCCAGGAAAAGGCGTCACAGTGTCGGAGCCAATATTTAACTAACAGGTAATGTCTAGATAGTCAGTGCTAAAACAGTAAAGGCACTCCAAATAAGGGTTAACAAATCAGAATTAACATGAAATTTTAACACTTTAAGCAGTAAAAATAACTTAGATTTAAATAACCCCTTTCAGGTTTCAAGGTTTAATTGAATGAATTGCTAAATTTTCGCTTCACCCAAGTAAAGAAGGGCGTGTATGAGTGCATAACAGCAGAGGAATGTCTGAGTTGGGTGTAGAGTCACAGGGACCAGGAGTGGATAAGAGTTTGGcaaactgaaactgaatgaGTCACTGCCAAGTCACACAGAGTGCAAGTAAaccaagttttaaaaaaagggagtATGATTAATATTTAACTGGACCATGTTGGTCATCATAAAGGTCAGAGCTGCAGATCACACACTGTTTACAATATTCACAGCTGAGCACAAGAGTGTATCTGTTAGTCcagatgtgtgtatttttaccTGAACTAGGTCTGGAGTCACTATCCAGGTGGACTGCACCACTAGGGTCTGGTGTTGGGGGAGACAGCAGGTCAGATGGGGCATCCCAAGAAAGAGTAGACCAGCGCGAGTTACTCGCCCTGCCAGATGAGGAATGAACCGTCCCATCCCCAGAATTACTGCCAGAGTCCTCCGGGCTGGTCTGACAGGGCGATACCATTATTTCTGAGGGAGAGGGagcctgaaaaaaacaaaacatgagacAGGTTAGGTCTGAGCAACAGCGATAATGTGATTGTTATGAGTAGattacaacatttatatattcattttttgtgtgtgaaagaacTACTGTTTATATAGAGACATTTGCAGTTAATATcaaaactcaattaaaaaatatatatattttacagtctTTAGGAACAGAAAGCACTTCATTGAAGCTATAACACAATATTACAATAGCCAAAATCCCAGACAATACCTGGATTTCATGCTATAAACAGTGAGACATTATTCATTGTGATACAAAACAACTTCTTTGTTAAGGTGGTATTTCACTTCAGTGACAGTTTTTTATGTGCTTTAGTGGCCATTCATCTCTAGACTACAAAAAAAAGGCCTCTCGTACACCagtttttaatgacattatCAGTTTTGGTTTACATTATCAATATACTACATAATTTACATTGTAAATGTAC
This window harbors:
- the si:ch211-168f7.5 gene encoding uncharacterized protein si:ch211-168f7.5 — encoded protein: MAGRRGCVNSLWSGSERVRIGERLKATLAGVLELELLRCKHLGMVDAALEDRATDGEQSSATSRRQQAPSPSEIMVSPCQTSPEDSGSNSGDGTVHSSSGRASNSRWSTLSWDAPSDLLSPPTPDPSGAVHLDSDSRPSSGFYSVSGSSLSDSCYSVSSDAAQGGPVPPARPLKLWEQAPLSADNTDILWSDGVMKQQQPQQPAVYNSHNDAEQTEGTPVSVSTDLEATGLSFLSDLCSGLGDSLISSILPLLDPSSSSSTLYPRPQLDSRYCTDLVSRRTKEVYPYPSPLHAVALQSPLFTSQSQEQSASLSPEATQPDEPTESTADLSMPLQPQQPTAQASFTQLEQYISRLARQYHSRVTSSTSDLTSAATHCPVTQKGLCTPGKSHGSTQSLSAFESRSTPTTLPGGSITPCKSLLGNSARVSLSTTGKKATRNSINLGNLPSATGEDLNINLHLNLNLNLTPGLNSGPGLVDNPKHGSCGALRSDLAAPSTASTSLSTSTPTPALRARPRISTCPSSLSHRSSLEVTSGSGTSSGFGSTAFCRSLDWSSGPPPEAGTSVYGTNSGSAPGSQRSSLIQESNSSPKLSEDSPMVGEISRLSGLSRAVVVGLMEQGVELDIDCFQADTAGEVRGHGKTHLTAQTDQLHDYTRLTELSPQRPIQLSLSVTHSPQSQCSLTPPLSHSSSPIHPYQSIHIPSAHYSSHCHYQQIPSPSDLPSSTASSPASRPTTRGRSPPRPLQPSPLGATPLSVFRRDAPFQCSLPRTHTRTSPLEHGGIQPRGGSLRQSGGGSGGSGGWKRVEGEGLYKGKHASHKLIRAATVSSYGKREDYSSVWGEEEERERTGAQTSRKTSNKLWRGFEGRLWGKESENDREEMDRAEYGYGWRRNSGGSWRREGRRVKAGSSSNDRRPKVESSPIFSRKRGKEDGERRSSSLRLSRRALFRSESQGLLVPRNHSEEPTKRAHWVSSLDVGQVGMGISRDEGVRLLRAKEDKRVSSTASLFNLSRSQSLEGSCHSISPLSSPSFSPSPPRRMPLQRSRSLRDLGRRVFGSMRSLSLKRKPSKK